CTCCGTTAATATTATCAGTCCATTTTTCCATAGTGTATCTTTCTATGGCAGTTGAAACATACGGCCAGCGTTTTCCTGCGTCTTGCAATCATGTGTTTTTCCCAATCCTGTTTTCCTTTCAGGTCTTTGAGCTTCCTTACATGATGCATTTCCAGGTCTTCAGTGGCTGCACAGAATTCGCATTTCCGGGCTTTCAATCGGTCAACCAGGCTTCCCCTGGCAGCAAACTGCAATGAGTTGCCAACCAGGTCTGGCTGGGATCCGACATTGGCCTTGCGGGCGAACCCATCATTATAGAATTTGCTGCTTAGTATTTTCCCGCCCTTGTTTTCGTATTTGACCACGAACTCCTTGCCTTCGCTGTACTTGCGTATGACCTTTCGGGTTGTGGTTTGGTACTTACAAGCATAGGTTTTATACATGCTGTACTCCATAATGTTGTAAAATGAATCGATCGTGTGGCTGTTGTTTGCTATCGAGTAGTAGTTGTAGAAGCCCCGTATTTCGGCGTTGTACTGCGAGAGGATTTCCAGGTCATCGTTGTTTTTCATGCATGGCCTGGATTTAGGCTTCCATACTTCTTTGCCACTACGGACCGATATGGTCATGGCATCGTAGTCGAGAAGTTTCTTTCTCATTGTGGCGTTGCCTATTTCCAATACCACCCTTTCCCCGAATATCCGGCTCAGTACACCATTCTTGTTCCTTTTTGCTGCGCTGGACTTTCTTACCGACACTTCATAACCCAGGAATTGTGCTGGTGACTTGGCATTGGTGATTAACGTTTTCTGCTCGGACAGCTCCAATTTCAACTTTTCAGATAGGTACATCTTGAAGTCTTCTTTTATCTTTTGGGCATCCGTTTTGCTCCCGATAATCCCAATGAGAAAGTCGTCAGCGTACCTGATGTACTTTAGTCTCCTGTAATTTTCGTCCATCGCATCGTTGAACGGTACCAGGATGCGTTGCTTCTTTAACTCCTTGATCTTTGCCAACAACTGGCTTCTTATCGACCTATCTTGTTCAACTTTGAGCTTTCTTACTACAAGATTGCTTGCCATCCAAGTGAATTTGGCATACTCAGGATTTACCTTTTTGGCCTTCCCCTTATTGAATTTGGCGACGTACTCTGAGGCGTATTTATCGAGTTTATCCAGATAAATATTGGCCAGGACCGGGCTGATAATCCCTCCTTGTGGCGTGCCACTGTAGGTCTTGTTAAATACCCAATCTTCCATGTAACCCGCATTCAAAAACTTCCTGATCAGGCGAAGGAAGCGGTCATCAGCAATGCGCTCTGAA
The genomic region above belongs to Dyadobacter pollutisoli and contains:
- a CDS encoding reverse transcriptase domain-containing protein, producing the protein MRNPQSVLNSLTEQSTRPNYKFERLYRIMFNEEMYYQAYQKLYANPGNMTKGSDGSTIDGTSISTIKQLVEAIRDESYKPAPSRRVYILKKNGKKRPLGIPSFGDKLVQEVIRMILQSVYESYFEDSSHGFRPKRSCHTALTSIQRTFTGTKWFVEGDIKGFFDNIDHGVLIAILSERIADDRFLRLIRKFLNAGYMEDWVFNKTYSGTPQGGIISPVLANIYLDKLDKYASEYVAKFNKGKAKKVNPEYAKFTWMASNLVVRKLKVEQDRSIRSQLLAKIKELKKQRILVPFNDAMDENYRRLKYIRYADDFLIGIIGSKTDAQKIKEDFKMYLSEKLKLELSEQKTLITNAKSPAQFLGYEVSVRKSSAAKRNKNGVLSRIFGERVVLEIGNATMRKKLLDYDAMTISVRSGKEVWKPKSRPCMKNNDDLEILSQYNAEIRGFYNYYSIANNSHTIDSFYNIMEYSMYKTYACKYQTTTRKVIRKYSEGKEFVVKYENKGGKILSSKFYNDGFARKANVGSQPDLVGNSLQFAARGSLVDRLKARKCEFCAATEDLEMHHVRKLKDLKGKQDWEKHMIARRRKTLAVCFNCHRKIHYGKMD